One window of the Klebsiella oxytoca genome contains the following:
- the bioD gene encoding dethiobiotin synthase produces the protein MFKRFFITGTDTAVGKTVVSRALLQALAASGKSVAGYKPVAKGSKETPDGLRNKDALVLQSVSSLVLPYDAVNPIALSEDESSVAHSCPINYGLLSDGLQRLSGQVEHVVVEGTGGWRSLMNDLRPLSEWVVQEQLPVLMVVGIQEGCINHALLTAQAIANDGLPLIGWVANRINPGLAHYAEIIDVLSKKLPAPLIGELPYLPRAEQRELSQYIDLSMLGEMMAVDRIPA, from the coding sequence ATGTTTAAGCGTTTCTTCATAACAGGTACTGACACTGCTGTCGGAAAGACAGTGGTTTCCCGTGCGCTGTTGCAGGCACTGGCTGCCAGCGGCAAAAGCGTCGCCGGGTACAAGCCTGTGGCGAAGGGTAGTAAAGAGACGCCTGACGGACTGCGGAACAAAGATGCGCTGGTCTTACAGAGCGTGTCTTCGCTGGTGTTACCGTATGATGCTGTCAATCCCATCGCGTTAAGCGAAGATGAAAGCAGCGTGGCGCACAGCTGCCCGATCAACTACGGACTGCTTTCGGATGGCCTGCAGCGTCTCAGCGGCCAGGTGGAACATGTGGTGGTTGAAGGCACCGGCGGCTGGCGTAGCCTGATGAACGACCTGCGTCCGCTTTCAGAATGGGTGGTGCAGGAACAGCTGCCGGTATTAATGGTGGTTGGTATTCAGGAGGGCTGTATCAACCATGCCCTGCTTACCGCGCAGGCGATTGCCAACGATGGCCTGCCGCTGATTGGCTGGGTAGCTAACCGCATTAACCCGGGTCTGGCGCACTACGCTGAAATCATCGATGTGCTGAGTAAAAAATTGCCGGCGCCGCTTATCGGCGAATTACCCTATTTACCGCGCGCAGAACAGCGTGAGCTGAGCCAGTATATCGACTTATCGATGCTCGGCGAGATGATGGCGGTAGATCGAATCCCGGCGTAA
- the clcB gene encoding voltage-gated ClC-type chloride channel ClcB, with the protein MHQLHAYPDLQVMFRRLAIAILVGIFAALAVALFRHAMTGLEILFLSNTSGSLVNAAASMPGWRRLLTPALGGLAAGGLLWIWQCRMNERPRAATDYMEALETGDGMFDTPASLVKSLASLLVVTTGSAIGREGAMILLAALAASWFARRFTPKNEWKLWVACGAAAGMASAYHAPLAGSLFIAEILFGTLMLASLGPVVIAAVVALLLTNLLNGGSAPLYHVEFHETMGAMHYALMLATALLAGLCGPLFIWLMGYSHRCFVRLQLSSPWQLALGGLIVGLLSLMVPAVWGNGYSVVQSYLLSPPLFSSVFMVFVCKLFAVLASSGSGAPGGVFTPTLFVGLGVGMLFANLTGLWLPDYQGIAIMMGLTGMAAFLAATTHAPIMSTLMICEMTGQYVLLPGLLIASVLASVISRTLRRDSIYRHHLAEHR; encoded by the coding sequence ATGCATCAACTTCATGCTTATCCCGATCTTCAGGTTATGTTTCGCCGCCTGGCAATCGCTATACTGGTCGGCATCTTCGCCGCTCTCGCGGTCGCCCTCTTTCGTCATGCGATGACCGGCCTGGAAATCCTGTTTCTCAGCAATACCAGCGGCAGCCTGGTCAATGCCGCCGCATCGATGCCAGGGTGGCGTCGCTTGCTAACGCCCGCGCTTGGCGGCCTGGCGGCGGGGGGGCTGCTTTGGATCTGGCAGTGCCGCATGAACGAACGTCCGCGAGCGGCAACAGATTATATGGAGGCCCTTGAGACTGGCGACGGCATGTTTGATACGCCCGCCAGCCTCGTTAAATCACTGGCTTCTCTGTTGGTGGTGACAACAGGCAGCGCCATTGGCCGCGAGGGAGCGATGATCCTGCTGGCCGCGCTGGCAGCATCATGGTTTGCCCGCCGCTTTACGCCGAAAAACGAGTGGAAACTGTGGGTCGCCTGCGGAGCCGCTGCCGGTATGGCCAGCGCCTATCACGCTCCGCTTGCCGGAAGTCTGTTTATTGCTGAGATCTTATTTGGCACCCTGATGCTGGCCTCGCTTGGCCCGGTGGTGATTGCCGCGGTGGTCGCCCTGCTGCTGACCAATTTGCTCAACGGCGGCTCAGCTCCGCTCTACCACGTTGAATTTCACGAAACCATGGGCGCAATGCACTATGCGCTGATGCTGGCTACGGCTCTGCTGGCCGGGCTATGCGGCCCGTTATTTATCTGGCTGATGGGCTATAGCCATCGGTGCTTTGTCCGGCTCCAACTTTCATCGCCGTGGCAGCTGGCCCTCGGCGGCCTTATCGTCGGCCTGCTGTCGCTGATGGTTCCGGCAGTATGGGGAAATGGCTATAGCGTTGTACAAAGCTATCTTCTGTCGCCGCCCCTGTTTAGCTCAGTATTTATGGTGTTTGTCTGCAAGCTATTCGCTGTACTGGCCAGCAGCGGCTCCGGCGCCCCGGGCGGCGTGTTTACGCCAACGCTATTTGTCGGTCTCGGCGTCGGTATGCTATTCGCGAACCTGACGGGGCTATGGCTGCCTGATTATCAGGGGATTGCGATAATGATGGGATTAACCGGGATGGCGGCATTTCTGGCTGCCACAACCCATGCGCCGATTATGTCAACGCTGATGATTTGTGAAATGACCGGACAGTACGTTTTACTGCCCGGTTTACTGATTGCCAGCGTGCTGGCATCGGTGATATCGCGGACGTTACGCCGGGATTCGATCTACCGCCATCATCTCGCCGAGCATCGATAA
- a CDS encoding DmsC/YnfH family molybdoenzyme membrane anchor subunit: MGNGWHEWPLVLFTVLGQSVAGAIIVSGLGWLSLNNNSEARQRLVRCMFFVWLVMGVGFLASIIHLGSPLRAFNSLNRIGSSALSNEIASGALFFTVGGFWWLITFLGKMPRILAKAWLLLTMLLGCLFVLEMTFVYQIDTVPTWYNVYTTAAFFLTMVLCGPLFAALLLRIANVPFKGRVFASMSVLALLASLAVVILQNSELAEIHSSVQQASTLLPNYGWLQILRLVLLTLGLGCWICPLARKQNPHIASLLLGLLLVFFGEFIGRGLFYGLHMTVGTAIAG; this comes from the coding sequence ATGGGAAATGGATGGCATGAATGGCCGCTGGTACTGTTTACGGTACTGGGCCAAAGCGTTGCAGGAGCGATTATCGTCAGCGGGCTCGGCTGGCTTTCGCTGAATAACAACTCCGAAGCCCGACAACGTCTGGTGCGTTGCATGTTTTTTGTCTGGCTGGTAATGGGAGTCGGTTTTCTGGCATCAATCATCCACCTTGGCTCGCCGCTGCGGGCATTTAACTCCCTCAATCGGATAGGATCATCGGCGTTAAGTAATGAAATCGCCAGCGGCGCACTATTTTTCACCGTCGGCGGTTTCTGGTGGCTCATCACGTTTCTCGGCAAAATGCCGCGGATTCTGGCGAAAGCCTGGCTCCTGCTCACCATGCTTCTCGGCTGCCTGTTCGTCCTCGAGATGACCTTTGTATATCAAATCGATACCGTACCGACCTGGTACAATGTCTACACCACCGCCGCCTTTTTCCTGACTATGGTGCTGTGCGGGCCGCTTTTCGCCGCCCTGCTGCTGCGTATCGCCAATGTGCCTTTTAAAGGCAGAGTCTTCGCCTCGATGAGCGTACTTGCACTCCTGGCAAGCCTGGCGGTAGTCATTTTGCAGAATAGTGAACTGGCGGAGATCCACAGCTCCGTTCAGCAGGCCAGCACCCTGCTGCCAAACTATGGCTGGCTACAAATCCTGCGCCTGGTACTTTTAACGCTGGGGCTTGGCTGCTGGATCTGCCCGTTGGCAAGAAAGCAAAACCCGCATATCGCCAGCTTGCTGCTCGGCCTGCTGCTGGTATTTTTCGGCGAGTTTATTGGTCGCGGACTGTTTTATGGTCTCCATATGACCGTTGGTACGGCGATTGCCGGTTAA
- the dmsD gene encoding Tat proofreading chaperone DmsD, whose protein sequence is MMQPQERDAIALSARTLGALFSFSPHSEQAAPLVAALRDGSWQSQWPWPIADGLAARFATDSDEPLPEAWQRLFIGPWALPAPPWGSVWLDKESVLFGDSTLALREWMRANGIALSEQRAEPEDHFGTLLLLAAWLCESGQDEAFNQLLAWHLLPWSGRFLSVFIADAGNPFYQALGELAQGTLAQWQALLPCAVVEKPLYR, encoded by the coding sequence ATGATGCAACCGCAAGAACGCGACGCCATCGCACTCAGCGCCCGTACGCTGGGCGCTCTGTTTTCTTTTTCGCCACACAGCGAGCAGGCCGCTCCGCTGGTTGCGGCCCTGCGCGATGGTAGCTGGCAAAGCCAGTGGCCCTGGCCGATAGCTGATGGCCTGGCGGCACGGTTCGCCACCGATAGTGATGAACCCTTACCTGAGGCCTGGCAGCGGTTGTTTATCGGGCCATGGGCTCTCCCTGCGCCGCCGTGGGGCTCCGTCTGGCTGGATAAAGAAAGCGTGCTGTTCGGCGACTCGACGCTGGCGCTGCGCGAATGGATGCGGGCAAACGGCATCGCGCTGTCTGAGCAGCGCGCTGAGCCGGAAGACCACTTCGGTACTCTGCTGCTACTGGCGGCATGGCTCTGCGAGTCCGGCCAGGATGAGGCATTCAACCAGCTTCTGGCCTGGCATCTTCTGCCGTGGTCAGGCCGCTTCCTGAGCGTATTTATCGCCGACGCCGGCAACCCTTTTTATCAGGCGCTGGGTGAGCTGGCGCAGGGGACGCTGGCGCAATGGCAGGCACTGCTGCCCTGTGCGGTCGTCGAAAAACCTCTCTACCGTTAA